A single region of the Gossypium arboreum isolate Shixiya-1 chromosome 12, ASM2569848v2, whole genome shotgun sequence genome encodes:
- the LOC108478309 gene encoding L-lactate dehydrogenase B-like, producing MHHSASASSLGPGGLDLSQAFFKPIQNTASPSSTKRHTKVSVIGVGNVGMAIAQTILTQDLADELALIDAKADKLRGEMLDLQHAAAFLPRTKIVASVDYAVTVGSDLCIVTAGARQNPGESRLNLLQRNVALFSHIIPPLAKYSPDSILLIVSNPVDVLTYVSWKMSGFPSNRVIGSGTNLDSSRFRFLIADHLDVNAQDVQAYIVGEHGDSSVALWSSISIGGVPVLSFLEKQQIAYEKETLENIHKAVVESAYEVISLKGYTSWAIGYSVANLARSLLRDQRKIHPVSVLAKGFYGIDGGDVFLSLPTQLGRGGVLGVTNIHLTDEEMERLRESAKTILEVQSQLGM from the exons ATGCATCACAGTGCTTCAGCTTCTTCTTTGGGTCCAGGCGGTCTAGACTTGTCTCAGGCTTTCTTCAAGCCCATACAAAATACCGCCTCACCTTCCTCCACCAAGCGCCATACCAAGGTCTCCGTCATTGGAGTTGGGAATGTCGGCATGGCAATCGCCCAAACCATCCTCACTCAGGACTTAGCAGACGAACTCGCCCTCATCGACGCCAAGGCTGACAAGCTTCGTGGCGAAATGCTAGATCTCCAACACGCCGCTGCCTTCCTCCCACGTACCAAGATTGTTGCTTCCGTTGATTATGCCGTCACCGTTGGATCGGATCTTTGTATCGTCACTGCAGGAGCCCGTCAGAACCCTGGCGAGTCTAGGCTGAACCTGCTGCAGAGGAACGTTGCTTTGTTTTCGCACATTATACCTCCATTAGCAAAGTACTCACCAGATTCGATTCTCTTGATTGTTTCGAATCCCGTGGATGTGCTAACTTACGTGTCCTGGAAGATGTCTGGATTCCCATCGAATCGGGTCATCGGTTCGGGTACGAACTTGGACTCGTCCCGATTTCGGTTCTTGATCGCTGATCACTTGGACGTCAATGCTCAGGATGTGCAG GCCTACATAGTTGGTGAGCATGGTGACAGCTCGGTTGCACTGTGGTCTAGCATTAGTATTGGTGGAGTGCCGGTGTTGAGCTTCCTAGAGAAACAACAAATTGCCTACGAAAAAGAGACGCTTGAGAACATCCACAAGGCAGTTGTTGAGAGTGCATATGAGGTGATTAGCCTGAAAGGGTATACGTCATGGGCAATTGGCTACTCGGTCGCTAACTTGGCTAGGAGCCTGCTTAGAGACCAGAGGAAAATCCACCCAGTTTCGGTCCTTGCAAAGGGTTTTTACGGAATCGATGGTGGTGACGTTTTCTTGAGCTTGCCCACACAGCTGGGCAGGGGAGGAGTATTGGGTGTCACCAATATTCATTTGACGGATGAAGAGATGGAGAGGCTTAGGGAATCAGCTAAAACTATTCTTGAAGTTCAGAGCCAGTTGGGAATGTAA